A DNA window from Ahaetulla prasina isolate Xishuangbanna chromosome 7, ASM2864084v1, whole genome shotgun sequence contains the following coding sequences:
- the NINJ2 gene encoding ninjurin-2: MGSEGEMINLHASNPPGFTGESVININHYATKKSVAESMLDVALFMANAAQLKAVLEQGPSFHYYVALIVLISVSLFFQMTIGILLIVMARLNLNDVAKQQRLDLLNNVTTVLVFITVIINIFITAFGVQKTGLYPNSYGRRFY; the protein is encoded by the exons gcCTCTAACCCCCCTGGCTTCACTGGGGAAAGTGTAATCAACATAAACCATTATGCTACCAAGAAAAGTGTTGCAGAGAGCATGCTGGACGTGGCCCTCTTTATGGCTAACGCTGCACAGCTGAAGGCAGTCCTGGAACAAGGACCTTCATTCCACTATTATGTGGCTCTGATAGTTCTCATCAGCGTGTCCCTCTTCTTCCAGATGACCATTGGGATTCTCCTTATTGTGATGg CTCGACTGAATCTGAACGATGTGGCAAAACAGCAGCGTCTGGACTTGCTCAACAATGTTACCACGGTCCTCGTTTTCATCACAGTCATTATCAACATCTTCATTACAGCCTTTGGGGTGCAGAAGACAGGGCTGTATCCAAACTCTTATGGACGGAGATTCTACTGA